CCTCGGCACTTATTATTTAAAAGCCAATGCAGCCGGGCCAGGTGACCATGTCTGCAACTGCGGTTATATGGTGGCCCCCGCCGCGCGAGGCAAAGGCGTCGCCCGGGGAATGTGTGAGCATTCACAGCAGCTGGCTCGCGAGCTGGGTTTCAGCGCCATGCAGTTCAATGCGGTTGTGTGTACCAACGAGATCGCAGTGGCACTCTGGCAGCGCCTGGGGTTCGCCATTGTGGGCACGGTGCCTAACGCTTACCGTCATGCCCGCCTTGGCGAGGTCGATACCTACGTCATGCATAAAACCCTTTAAGCTCGGCGTAAAAAATCTCCCACGTCAATCGCAATGATGTGGGTTGCCCACCAGCATCCTTCATGGTTGGATAGCGGTTATTATTGATCACCCCTTCCCCACGAGATGCCGGAATGCCCGACAATGCCCTGCGGCTAAACGATATATCCCTTCGTACGCGCTTTACGCTACTCGCTGTTGCCTTGGTGTTTGGCATGACCCTACTGCTTGGATGGGTCGCCGCTCGGCAGTCAGCTGATCAGTTGGAAGCCAATATCGGCGCCTCTACGGCAGAATCGGCCTATCAGATGGTCGATAAACTGGACCGCAGCATGGATGCCCGCATCAAAGAAGTGAAGTTGCTGTTGGGCATTGAATCACTAACCGACGGCACCGATAACGATACCCTCCGCGCTCAATTAGAAACGCTGCAGGATAATTACAACGTGGTGTCATGGATTGGCTTTATCGACCCCGACGGCGTCGTGCAAGCCGCCACCGGTGGCATATTGGAAGGCACTTCCATTGCTCAACGCCCGGTCTTTCAAAACGGGCGCGACGGCATGTGGATTGGAGATGTTCACGACGCGGTGCTGCTGTCGCAGTTATTACCCAACCCCTACGGCGAAGCGATAAAGTTTGTCGATATCGCAACCCCTGTCTACGCCCGGGATGACATATTTTTGGGCGTGCTGGCCGTTCACCTTAGCTGGGAATGGGCCGAGTACATTCAACGTGCGATGTTCTCACCTGCGCAACAGCACCAGGGCACCGAAATGCTGTTACTGGCGGCCGATGGCACGGTCTTGCTCGGGCCGGACGATATGCTGGGACAGCCTGTGCCAGGTATATCCACTCCGGCCTCTCAGGCCAACGCCAAGCCTTCATGGGCCATTGAAACATGGCCTGACGGCCAACGTTATGTAACCGGCACGGCACTTAGCCAAGGCTATGAAGACTTTCCCAGCTTGGGATGGGTAGCCGTCAGCCGTCAGCCGGTTGAACAGGCGTTTGCTCCCGTTGAGCGTCTAAAACGTGTGATTATGGGCATCGGCGTGCTATTGGCCATACTCTTTGCAGTCATTGGCTGGCGTGTTGCGTCACGGCTAACGGCCCCTTTAACCCGTCTGTCTCACGCCGCAGACACTATTCATGATGCCAGCCAACCCACCAATGAGATTCCCCTGGAAACAGGTTCGCCGGAACTGATGCGCCTCTCCACGTCAATGCGCAACATGGTAGGACGCTTGCTCGACCAAAACCGCACTATTCGCCGTCTTGAAGATATCGCTAATAGCGACCCGCTGACCGGGTTGCCAAACCGCGCCTTCCTTGATCGTTATCTGTCACACGCTCTGCCCGAGGCCGAGCGCCAGCAGCAAAGTATTGCGTTGGTATTTATTGATCTGGACGGCTTCAAAGAAGTGAATGATGAGTTGGGACATCATGCTGGCGACCTGCTGTTAATCGACATCGCCAATCGTTTGCAGGAGGTGCTCCGGGCCAGCGATGTCGTCGCTCGATGGGGTGGTGACGAATTCGTCATGGCCTTGAAAGCACCCACAGACCAATTGCCGGGGCTAATCCAGGCGATAAGCGAGCGGTTGCTTGCCTCCATTTCTCAACCCGTATCGTTGCCCGAGCATCAAGCAGTGACGGTCAGCTGCAGCCTGGGTGCCGCGTGGTGGCCAGAGCACAGCCGTGACATCAAAGACGTCATGCAGTTTGCCGATGCGGCGTTGTATGTTGCCAAGCAGCAAGGCAAACATCGGCTGGTGATTCATCAACCCTGAGTATCGAGGCGGCAACTGTGTTGCCAACACTGCTCCACGGCCTCAATACCCATGCCGTTCAGCAGGGCCACATTACGCTCGGGAATCGCATCGGTATCGCCGTAAAACGCAATCGCCTTTTCGACGCTCTCTTCACGCAGCAGATGCACCATGGGGTAGGGAGAGCGATTGGTATAGTTAGCGGCGTCTTCAGCATCCGCGTCTTCGAAACAGTAATCCGGATGAAACGATGCGAGCTGATAGATCCCTTCGTACCCTTGATCGATCAGGATGCTTTCAGCGAGCTCAACAAAATCCAGATAA
This window of the Halomonas sp. SH5A2 genome carries:
- a CDS encoding sensor domain-containing diguanylate cyclase yields the protein MPDNALRLNDISLRTRFTLLAVALVFGMTLLLGWVAARQSADQLEANIGASTAESAYQMVDKLDRSMDARIKEVKLLLGIESLTDGTDNDTLRAQLETLQDNYNVVSWIGFIDPDGVVQAATGGILEGTSIAQRPVFQNGRDGMWIGDVHDAVLLSQLLPNPYGEAIKFVDIATPVYARDDIFLGVLAVHLSWEWAEYIQRAMFSPAQQHQGTEMLLLAADGTVLLGPDDMLGQPVPGISTPASQANAKPSWAIETWPDGQRYVTGTALSQGYEDFPSLGWVAVSRQPVEQAFAPVERLKRVIMGIGVLLAILFAVIGWRVASRLTAPLTRLSHAADTIHDASQPTNEIPLETGSPELMRLSTSMRNMVGRLLDQNRTIRRLEDIANSDPLTGLPNRAFLDRYLSHALPEAERQQQSIALVFIDLDGFKEVNDELGHHAGDLLLIDIANRLQEVLRASDVVARWGGDEFVMALKAPTDQLPGLIQAISERLLASISQPVSLPEHQAVTVSCSLGAAWWPEHSRDIKDVMQFADAALYVAKQQGKHRLVIHQP
- a CDS encoding DUF1415 domain-containing protein, which gives rise to MQDADNTVIAQTLNWVKRFIVANDICPFASRELARDAVRVEVVRSKKIEVALEELMVEVHWLDAHPETETTLLVFPTLFKSFDHYLDFVELAESILIDQGYEGIYQLASFHPDYCFEDADAEDAANYTNRSPYPMVHLLREESVEKAIAFYGDTDAIPERNVALLNGMGIEAVEQCWQHSCRLDTQG
- a CDS encoding GNAT family N-acetyltransferase; protein product: MSAFTYSPMSRADFMAFWPTFQDIVAAQETYAIEPDISADDAYQLWCQTPRATLAVKDETGTLLGTYYLKANAAGPGDHVCNCGYMVAPAARGKGVARGMCEHSQQLARELGFSAMQFNAVVCTNEIAVALWQRLGFAIVGTVPNAYRHARLGEVDTYVMHKTL